A window of Chromohalobacter canadensis genomic DNA:
AGGCGAATGTCGAAGCGATAGCGGGGCTTGCCCTCACCCTCTTCACGCGTAGCGATCAAGGTCTGGCGGCGCGTGGGAGATTCCACCGCATTAAGCACCGGGCAAGCCGCGTTGGCCTCGGCCTCATCCTCGAAGTACAACCGCGTATGCAGCTGAATATTGATGCCGCGGGCGAACACGGCGAGCGTGACGTGCGGTGCCATCAGGCGGCCATCGCGGCGCGCGACCTGGCCCGGTTTGATGGTGTGAAAGCACCACTCGCCGTCGTTTTCCACCGTGGTCGCGGTGCGTCCGAAGCTGTTGAACGGCGCTTGCAGATCGAACTCGCACTGGTAGTTGCCATGAGCATCGGCCTGCCAGGCTTCCA
This region includes:
- the pcaG gene encoding protocatechuate 3,4-dioxygenase subunit alpha encodes the protein MQQPNSQPCAATMLRETASQTAGPYVHIGLALDIAGLPPREEEIWNRLASPEADGEAIELVGRVIDGNGDLVRDALLEAWQADAHGNYQCEFDLQAPFNSFGRTATTVENDGEWCFHTIKPGQVARRDGRLMAPHVTLAVFARGINIQLHTRLYFEDEAEANAACPVLNAVESPTRRQTLIATREEGEGKPRYRFDIRLQGEGETVFFDF